In one window of Heptranchias perlo isolate sHepPer1 chromosome 4, sHepPer1.hap1, whole genome shotgun sequence DNA:
- the ppp1r3b gene encoding protein phosphatase 1 regulatory subunit 3B isoform X1, whose amino-acid sequence MNYSSMLEILSPRSTMPIDIAMQLYLPPPFKQVSYTSKRALKVTQPLRPCIHLHISEDTPENKHRTKEQKRVSFADSKGFPLTSVKFFDLHDLDISFNVDELISSLVGLKTIDKDSLLLDFAQPSSDYQDFKNRLETDLVCLENCMLQESTIMGTVKVKNIAFEKSLKVRITFDTWKTLQDHDCCYVHDPYGGSDRDTFAFEIHLPEYIAPHERIEFAVCYESGGKTYWDSNKGQNYRIIRSELKYAPETSKTNQSLNALLTESDRMPSYGIEFDHYGGLRCSYGVFPEWPSYAGYDKMGPYY is encoded by the exons ATGAATTACAGCAG TATGCTTGAGATCTTGTCTCCTAGATCTACAATGCCAATTGACATAGCTATGCAGCTATATCTTCCTCCTCCATTCAAGCAAGTGAGCTACACCAGCAAGAGAGCGCTGAAAGTAACCCAACCACTGCGACCATGTATCCATCTTCACATCAGTGAAGATACACCAGAAAACAAGCACAGAACCAAGGAGCAGAAACGTGTTTCCTTTGCAGACAGTAAGGGCTTTCCCTTGACTTCAGTTAAATTCTTTGATTTGCACGACCTAGATATTTCCTTCAATGTTGATGAGCTGATCAGTAGTTTGGTAGGCCTGAAGACCATAGACAAAGACAGCCTGCTCTTAGATTTTGCACAACCTTCGTCAGACTACCAAGATTTCAAGAATCGTCTGGAAACTGACTTGGTCTGCCTTGAAAACTGCATGTTGCAGGAGAGTACGATTATGGGGACTGTCAAGGTGAAAAACATTGCGTTCGAGAAGTCCTTGAAAGTGAGGATAACGTTTGACACTTGGAAAACTTTGCAAGACCATGACTGTTGCTATGTCCATGACCCTTACGGTGGATCAGATAGAGATACTTTTGCATTTGAGATCCATTTGCCAGAATACATTGCCCCACATGAAAGGATAGAGTTTGCCGTCTGTTATGAAAGTGGTGGGAAGACCTATTGGGATAGTAACAAAGGGCAGAACTACAGGATAATCCGATCGGAGCTGAAATACGCTCCTGAGACTAGCAAAACAAATCAGTCGCTGAATGCTTTATTGACTGAATCTGACCGTATGCCAAGCTACGGGATTGAGTTTGACCATTATGGTGGGCTACGGTGCTCCTATGGTGTGTTCCCCGAATGGCCCAGCTATGCTGGTTATGACAAGATGGGACCTTACTATTGA
- the ppp1r3b gene encoding protein phosphatase 1 regulatory subunit 3B isoform X2 produces the protein MLEILSPRSTMPIDIAMQLYLPPPFKQVSYTSKRALKVTQPLRPCIHLHISEDTPENKHRTKEQKRVSFADSKGFPLTSVKFFDLHDLDISFNVDELISSLVGLKTIDKDSLLLDFAQPSSDYQDFKNRLETDLVCLENCMLQESTIMGTVKVKNIAFEKSLKVRITFDTWKTLQDHDCCYVHDPYGGSDRDTFAFEIHLPEYIAPHERIEFAVCYESGGKTYWDSNKGQNYRIIRSELKYAPETSKTNQSLNALLTESDRMPSYGIEFDHYGGLRCSYGVFPEWPSYAGYDKMGPYY, from the coding sequence ATGCTTGAGATCTTGTCTCCTAGATCTACAATGCCAATTGACATAGCTATGCAGCTATATCTTCCTCCTCCATTCAAGCAAGTGAGCTACACCAGCAAGAGAGCGCTGAAAGTAACCCAACCACTGCGACCATGTATCCATCTTCACATCAGTGAAGATACACCAGAAAACAAGCACAGAACCAAGGAGCAGAAACGTGTTTCCTTTGCAGACAGTAAGGGCTTTCCCTTGACTTCAGTTAAATTCTTTGATTTGCACGACCTAGATATTTCCTTCAATGTTGATGAGCTGATCAGTAGTTTGGTAGGCCTGAAGACCATAGACAAAGACAGCCTGCTCTTAGATTTTGCACAACCTTCGTCAGACTACCAAGATTTCAAGAATCGTCTGGAAACTGACTTGGTCTGCCTTGAAAACTGCATGTTGCAGGAGAGTACGATTATGGGGACTGTCAAGGTGAAAAACATTGCGTTCGAGAAGTCCTTGAAAGTGAGGATAACGTTTGACACTTGGAAAACTTTGCAAGACCATGACTGTTGCTATGTCCATGACCCTTACGGTGGATCAGATAGAGATACTTTTGCATTTGAGATCCATTTGCCAGAATACATTGCCCCACATGAAAGGATAGAGTTTGCCGTCTGTTATGAAAGTGGTGGGAAGACCTATTGGGATAGTAACAAAGGGCAGAACTACAGGATAATCCGATCGGAGCTGAAATACGCTCCTGAGACTAGCAAAACAAATCAGTCGCTGAATGCTTTATTGACTGAATCTGACCGTATGCCAAGCTACGGGATTGAGTTTGACCATTATGGTGGGCTACGGTGCTCCTATGGTGTGTTCCCCGAATGGCCCAGCTATGCTGGTTATGACAAGATGGGACCTTACTATTGA